In Candidatus Cohnella colombiensis, one DNA window encodes the following:
- the vanG gene encoding D-alanine--D-serine ligase VanG gives MNKKVVTILFGGCSSEYEVSLQSAAAVIEHIDISAYQLVLVGITREGLWLKYEGGVADIRSDKWHEHASCRPTFVSPSREVKGFVELGEQEYRLIPVDVVFPILHGKFGEDGTVQGLLELAGIPYVGCNMLSSAICMDKDIAHSLVSAAGISTPRSLTILQGDDIALSLRAADELGYPLFIKPAKSGSSFGITKAFNKQQLREGVTLAFEHDNKVVIEQNVDGFEVGCAVLGNSELLLGAVDEIEITGGFFDYTEKYTLQSSKIHLPARIDPQTALAVKETAVRIYRTLGCRGFARVDMFLTPSGELVFNEVNTIPGFTSASRYPNMLGAIGMNYSEIIDRLITLAVAGDEAK, from the coding sequence ATGAATAAGAAGGTTGTTACAATATTGTTTGGCGGTTGCTCTAGCGAGTATGAGGTGTCATTGCAATCAGCTGCGGCAGTCATTGAGCATATTGATATTTCAGCGTATCAACTTGTGCTTGTCGGAATCACGAGAGAAGGGCTTTGGCTTAAATACGAAGGTGGCGTTGCAGATATTCGGAGCGATAAGTGGCATGAGCATGCCTCATGCAGACCGACATTTGTTTCACCTAGCCGCGAAGTAAAGGGCTTTGTTGAATTGGGTGAACAGGAATATCGACTCATTCCAGTTGATGTTGTATTTCCAATTCTGCATGGCAAATTTGGAGAGGACGGCACGGTTCAAGGACTGCTAGAGCTCGCGGGAATTCCTTATGTAGGCTGCAATATGCTCTCGTCTGCCATTTGCATGGACAAAGACATCGCACACTCTCTCGTCAGCGCTGCGGGCATCTCTACACCGCGCTCCCTCACTATTTTGCAAGGGGACGACATCGCTCTCTCTTTGCGTGCGGCAGATGAGCTGGGGTACCCGCTGTTTATTAAGCCTGCGAAGTCGGGATCTTCTTTCGGCATTACGAAGGCTTTCAACAAGCAACAACTACGTGAAGGTGTAACACTTGCTTTCGAGCATGACAATAAAGTTGTAATTGAGCAAAATGTGGACGGATTCGAAGTGGGCTGTGCAGTGCTTGGAAATTCAGAGCTTCTATTAGGGGCTGTGGATGAGATTGAGATTACGGGTGGATTTTTCGATTACACCGAGAAATATACGTTGCAGTCGTCGAAGATACACTTGCCAGCGCGAATTGATCCACAAACAGCGCTCGCCGTGAAAGAGACAGCGGTTCGCATTTATCGCACCCTTGGATGTCGAGGATTTGCGCGAGTGGATATGTTCCTAACGCCGAGTGGGGAGCTCGTATTTAATGAAGTGAATACGATTCCAGGCTTCACTTCCGCTTCTCGCTATCCGAATATGCTAGGCGCAATAGGGATGAACTATTCAGAAATAATTGATCGGCTGATTACATTGGCAGTAGCAGGGGATGAAGCAAAATGA
- a CDS encoding copper amine oxidase N-terminal domain-containing protein has protein sequence MKRLLSILFALILVFTTAGTSFAATEKSQVIHIVVNDKEIAFDSSPIIIAGRTFVEYKKLFEQLGYKTNYVPGAKKVTAQSSDHLIEWIVGSDVALLDGKEIALNGQLAVVKGKTLVGVRLIAELSGLDVKWNPVTRTVVIADKAPTPEQQAAVYRILNQLSLTEAASDVEGFLALFSLDSPLKELLEPEIRKQMQKVKTKTEIVYKKIVSYSSSEVVLVTQENTAKVSGGYYADNVTEVKYTLHPDANGEWKIYLVEPLSITYNNVPALFEQAITVPNDVTQGIEKVLNAQIKATKDEDLTAYLATMIFTDDQLKDEVAQQLKELFEATDSTSIVEKWVVVDYDTDHATALISLASEVKVQGVTVKTHVVITNDLVKKDGKWLFIPLTTILSSEQI, from the coding sequence ATGAAACGATTATTATCCATTTTATTTGCACTGATCTTAGTATTTACGACGGCGGGGACTTCCTTCGCAGCAACGGAGAAATCGCAAGTCATACATATCGTCGTTAATGATAAGGAGATTGCGTTCGACTCCTCTCCGATTATTATTGCTGGCAGAACTTTCGTTGAGTATAAAAAGTTATTTGAGCAATTGGGCTACAAGACGAACTACGTTCCAGGAGCAAAGAAGGTCACCGCGCAATCTTCAGATCACCTGATTGAATGGATAGTTGGTAGTGATGTGGCATTATTAGATGGTAAGGAGATTGCCTTGAATGGCCAATTAGCAGTCGTTAAAGGAAAAACACTGGTTGGAGTTCGCTTAATTGCTGAATTATCGGGACTAGACGTCAAATGGAATCCAGTGACTCGTACAGTGGTTATCGCTGATAAAGCGCCAACACCTGAGCAACAAGCAGCCGTATATCGTATTCTTAATCAGCTGTCATTGACGGAAGCGGCTTCCGATGTTGAGGGATTTCTAGCTCTATTTTCTCTGGATTCCCCTTTGAAAGAGCTACTTGAGCCAGAAATCCGCAAGCAAATGCAAAAGGTAAAGACAAAGACAGAGATTGTGTATAAAAAGATCGTTTCTTACTCTTCCTCTGAAGTCGTACTCGTTACGCAAGAGAATACTGCAAAGGTAAGTGGAGGTTACTACGCTGACAATGTTACCGAGGTCAAATATACACTGCATCCTGACGCTAATGGGGAGTGGAAGATCTATCTTGTAGAGCCTTTGAGCATTACTTATAATAACGTCCCAGCATTGTTTGAACAAGCGATTACAGTGCCTAATGATGTGACACAAGGGATCGAGAAGGTGCTTAACGCTCAAATAAAAGCAACGAAGGATGAAGACCTCACTGCCTATTTGGCTACGATGATCTTCACTGATGATCAATTGAAAGATGAGGTAGCGCAACAATTAAAGGAGCTGTTTGAAGCAACGGATTCTACTTCAATAGTAGAGAAGTGGGTAGTCGTTGATTATGATACAGATCATGCTACAGCACTGATCTCCCTAGCCTCAGAAGTCAAAGTACAAGGGGTGACTGTGAAAACCCACGTAGTCATCACTAATGATCTAGTTAAGAAAGATGGCAAGTGGTTATTCATCCCGTTGACTACAATATTGTCTTCTGAGCAAATCTAA